From the Vibrio alginolyticus NBRC 15630 = ATCC 17749 genome, one window contains:
- a CDS encoding fructosamine kinase family protein, with translation MWQAISQQLSDTLLFDYQITEKVRLSGGDISESYMINDGEQRYFVKINDREFLSKFEVEAESLHLLRETSTLFVPEVVLVGKTKNASFLILNYLPTKPLEDGPNSFKFGQQLAHLHQWGEQKEFGFDTDNYLGSTLQPNKWHKKWCVFFAEQRIGWQLQLLKEKGVTLVDIDDFIDVVKQRLANHAPEPSLLHGDLWNGNAALTAFGPICYDPACYWGDRECDIAMTELFGGFQPEFYQGYESVMPLSSSYEERKDIYNLYHVLNHCNLFGGHYLEQAQLVINKIISY, from the coding sequence ATGTGGCAAGCAATATCGCAACAGCTTTCTGATACTTTATTGTTCGATTACCAGATCACGGAAAAAGTAAGGCTGTCTGGTGGGGATATCAGTGAAAGCTACATGATCAATGATGGCGAGCAACGTTATTTTGTGAAAATTAACGATCGCGAGTTTTTGTCGAAATTTGAGGTAGAAGCTGAAAGCCTGCATCTTTTGCGTGAAACATCCACCCTATTTGTACCTGAGGTGGTATTGGTTGGTAAAACCAAAAATGCCTCATTCCTAATTCTTAACTACCTTCCAACGAAACCATTAGAAGATGGTCCCAACAGCTTTAAATTTGGGCAGCAATTAGCTCACCTACACCAGTGGGGCGAGCAAAAAGAGTTTGGTTTTGATACCGACAACTATCTCGGTTCGACTCTACAGCCCAACAAATGGCACAAGAAATGGTGTGTATTCTTTGCTGAGCAACGCATAGGATGGCAATTACAGCTCCTTAAAGAAAAAGGCGTCACCTTGGTTGATATCGATGACTTTATCGATGTCGTAAAACAGCGGCTAGCAAACCATGCTCCGGAACCTTCTTTGTTGCATGGCGATTTATGGAATGGAAATGCGGCACTCACTGCATTCGGTCCTATCTGTTACGATCCTGCGTGCTATTGGGGGGACAGGGAGTGTGATATTGCGATGACGGAGCTTTTTGGTGGATTTCAACCAGAATTTTATCAAGGCTACGAATCGGTTATGCCACTTTCTTCAAGCTATGAAGAGCGTAAAGATATCTATAACCTTTACCATGTTCTCAACCATTGTAATTTGTTTGGCGGCCATTACTTGGAACAGGCTCAACTGGTTATTAATAAAATCATTTCTTATTAA
- a CDS encoding NUDIX hydrolase: MIDKVCPVVLRNQNQEILLFKHPLAGVQLVKGTVEVFDESYIIAAKRELAEESGITHVHSARYLCSWDSGFQNQVWHFVLCECADLANSWLFHTQDDGGHDFAFFWHDVESGLPANAHTVFQRGLEKVRELINQGVI, translated from the coding sequence GTGATCGATAAAGTTTGCCCCGTCGTTCTACGTAATCAAAATCAAGAGATCCTACTTTTTAAACATCCGTTGGCGGGTGTTCAGCTCGTCAAGGGCACTGTTGAAGTGTTTGATGAAAGTTACATCATAGCGGCCAAGCGGGAGCTCGCTGAGGAGTCTGGTATCACACATGTTCATTCCGCACGATATTTATGCTCATGGGACAGTGGCTTTCAAAATCAAGTATGGCATTTTGTTTTGTGTGAGTGTGCTGACCTCGCTAATTCATGGCTGTTTCATACGCAAGACGATGGTGGACATGATTTCGCGTTCTTCTGGCACGATGTCGAGAGCGGCCTTCCCGCGAATGCACATACTGTGTTTCAGCGCGGGCTGGAAAAGGTACGAGAGTTGATAAACCAAGGCGTGATTTAA
- a CDS encoding response regulator, translating into MKILICDDSAVARKLIARSIVQDTSLHLIEAQDGYEALNILAEQNIDILFLDLTMPIMDGFEVLESLPVSQYPTKIVIISGDVQQEAKQRCLDLGAQAFIAKPLTEEQVLPLYEQLGLHYAFKPSHSVDSKNQGCEELSLLAKFREIANIALGKGAAIMADHLHEFIQLPVPHVGPLSYGELHMTLVDVVGRDSSVAVAQRFVGGGIHGEALVCLRGRDINQIGEKLGYLLEFTPHNEIILNISNLLVSSFLTSLGDQLDKQFSLRQPGIVDTLTPYCEEQGELGELFTIEYTYMAEALDFECEVLFLIDKPSVEIIYEIMELI; encoded by the coding sequence ATGAAAATACTGATATGTGATGACTCAGCTGTTGCAAGAAAGCTTATTGCGCGTTCTATCGTACAAGATACATCATTGCATCTTATTGAAGCGCAAGATGGTTATGAGGCGCTTAATATTCTTGCTGAGCAAAATATCGATATTTTGTTTCTCGATTTAACGATGCCCATAATGGATGGTTTTGAGGTCCTCGAATCATTACCTGTTAGTCAGTACCCGACCAAAATCGTCATTATTTCTGGAGATGTTCAACAAGAGGCAAAACAGCGCTGTCTCGATCTTGGTGCTCAAGCTTTTATCGCTAAGCCTCTGACAGAAGAGCAGGTGCTCCCACTATACGAACAATTAGGGCTGCATTATGCGTTCAAACCTAGTCATTCGGTTGATTCTAAAAACCAGGGTTGCGAAGAGCTTTCCTTACTAGCCAAATTCCGTGAAATTGCGAACATTGCCCTTGGTAAAGGGGCTGCGATTATGGCTGACCATTTACATGAGTTCATCCAACTTCCTGTTCCTCATGTTGGACCGTTGTCCTACGGCGAGCTTCATATGACACTGGTTGATGTGGTTGGGCGTGACAGTTCCGTTGCGGTAGCGCAGAGGTTTGTCGGTGGTGGTATTCACGGAGAGGCACTGGTGTGCTTACGTGGTAGGGATATCAATCAGATTGGGGAAAAATTAGGTTACCTCCTTGAGTTTACGCCTCATAATGAAATCATCTTGAATATCTCTAACCTACTGGTTTCGTCATTTCTCACATCATTGGGCGATCAACTCGACAAGCAGTTCTCACTTCGTCAGCCAGGCATTGTGGATACCTTAACACCTTATTGTGAAGAGCAAGGCGAGTTGGGTGAGCTCTTTACTATCGAATACACCTACATGGCAGAAGCGCTCGATTTCGAGTGCGAGGTACTGTTTTTAATTGATAAGCCATCCGTAGAAATAATCTATGAAATCATGGAGCTAATCTAA
- a CDS encoding DUF3080 domain-containing protein encodes MRSILLFLILILNGCDNWFNPENAMFDKYHQRVANVLDVPAIPIELQSTVTIPAKRVLFEPLPRLSIGLLESYQLRQCGLFNLLAEKNSQLGKVQDAFHDFDYQTALLRVMHRCLSEFPLSDEERATLTELYSTKWQHLDIHLDNLLLVSDAMQKQLTASDWLSQNTTNDIARINDVYRIFSEMYDLPHRAVSRLPDVEVTQYQEELEKSRLLGRLYYSMVNTSLWLKATTQLLEQNQSNVLCGPNRDTTQFRYLRNVFQSIYVEEVQPYLAYLDSTYQQLNDGATLVENRMQLHGHQYGIIEAHRTFRQETLNHVQFWQGLFKRCGVTVGN; translated from the coding sequence GTGCGGTCTATTTTATTGTTCTTAATCTTGATTCTTAATGGTTGTGATAACTGGTTCAATCCAGAGAACGCCATGTTTGATAAGTATCATCAACGTGTAGCCAATGTATTGGACGTTCCTGCTATTCCAATAGAATTACAGTCTACGGTAACGATTCCTGCGAAACGCGTTTTGTTCGAGCCATTGCCAAGGCTATCTATTGGCCTGCTAGAGAGCTATCAATTACGACAGTGCGGACTCTTCAATTTACTTGCTGAGAAAAACTCGCAACTTGGAAAGGTGCAGGATGCCTTTCATGATTTTGATTATCAAACTGCCCTTTTAAGAGTCATGCATCGATGTTTATCCGAATTTCCACTTAGCGATGAAGAACGCGCGACATTGACAGAGCTTTACTCAACCAAGTGGCAACATTTAGACATTCATCTCGACAACTTACTACTCGTAAGTGACGCCATGCAAAAGCAACTAACTGCCTCTGATTGGCTATCTCAAAATACGACGAATGATATTGCACGCATTAACGATGTCTATCGTATTTTCAGCGAAATGTATGATTTACCCCACCGCGCGGTCTCACGTCTACCCGACGTGGAAGTTACGCAATATCAAGAAGAGTTAGAGAAATCTCGTTTACTCGGACGACTTTACTATTCAATGGTAAACACATCCCTTTGGTTAAAAGCGACAACTCAGCTACTTGAGCAGAACCAGAGCAATGTATTGTGCGGGCCGAACAGAGACACCACCCAGTTCCGCTACTTAAGAAATGTCTTTCAATCCATTTACGTTGAAGAAGTGCAACCTTATTTGGCTTATTTAGACAGTACCTATCAACAACTTAATGATGGTGCCACTTTGGTGGAGAACCGTATGCAACTCCATGGTCACCAGTACGGCATCATTGAGGCACATAGGACATTTAGGCAAGAAACCCTAAACCACGTTCAGTTTTGGCAGGGTCTCTTCAAACGATGTGGCGTAACCGTTGGCAACTAG
- a CDS encoding DUF3802 family protein, with protein sequence MVLETDGYLALIEHLSLNLDIFTTEIGDTGSESIEDVVTDMVASNIMAIFEQNPELHSSVRFKLLKEADAVVEDLAEILAGVWHKKATNEQITFLDEYIALVKNLFDNAVATYD encoded by the coding sequence GTGGTTTTAGAAACCGATGGATATCTCGCTCTTATCGAGCACTTGTCTCTAAATCTAGATATTTTTACGACCGAAATTGGCGACACTGGATCCGAAAGCATCGAAGATGTTGTCACCGATATGGTGGCTTCAAACATCATGGCGATTTTTGAGCAAAATCCAGAACTTCACTCGAGCGTACGTTTCAAATTGTTGAAAGAGGCTGATGCAGTTGTTGAAGATCTTGCTGAGATATTGGCTGGGGTATGGCATAAAAAAGCGACCAATGAACAGATCACGTTCCTTGATGAATACATCGCTCTGGTCAAAAATCTGTTCGATAATGCTGTTGCGACTTACGACTGA
- a CDS encoding CPXCG motif-containing cysteine-rich protein, with translation MKNYTERYVKCPHCGHSIGITLDASNGDQEFYDDCPACCHAIHLNMRVDELQDKVELFIDDNYE, from the coding sequence ATGAAAAATTATACCGAAAGGTATGTAAAGTGCCCGCATTGCGGACACTCTATCGGCATTACATTGGATGCAAGTAATGGTGACCAAGAGTTTTATGATGATTGCCCAGCTTGTTGCCACGCTATCCACCTAAATATGCGAGTGGATGAGTTACAAGATAAGGTCGAACTATTTATCGATGACAATTACGAATAA
- a CDS encoding riboflavin synthase, translating into MFTGIVQGTAKVVKIDKKERFQTHVVELSDELCKGLEIGASVAHNGCCLTVTKIEGNLTSFDLMQATLALTNLGRLVEGDSVNIERAAKFGDEIGGHSMSGHISLTADIVDIIDTPNNRTIWFQLPQESMKYVLAKGYIGLDGCSLTIGEVEACRFSVHLIPETLQRTLFGVRQVGERVNIEFDPHTQTIVDTVERVLAAKQL; encoded by the coding sequence ATGTTTACAGGAATAGTTCAGGGTACGGCGAAGGTCGTTAAAATTGATAAAAAAGAACGCTTTCAAACGCACGTTGTCGAGTTAAGCGATGAACTTTGTAAAGGGTTAGAAATTGGTGCATCCGTTGCACACAACGGATGTTGTCTAACTGTGACTAAGATCGAAGGCAACCTTACCAGTTTTGATTTAATGCAAGCGACATTGGCTCTTACTAATTTAGGTCGGCTGGTGGAAGGGGATAGCGTAAACATTGAGCGCGCGGCTAAGTTTGGTGACGAAATAGGCGGACATAGCATGTCTGGTCATATTAGTTTGACGGCAGATATTGTCGATATCATCGATACGCCCAATAACCGCACGATTTGGTTCCAACTGCCGCAAGAATCAATGAAATATGTATTAGCGAAAGGTTACATTGGTTTAGATGGCTGCTCGCTAACTATTGGTGAAGTTGAAGCGTGTCGTTTTTCAGTACACCTAATTCCAGAAACCTTGCAGCGAACGCTTTTCGGAGTGAGACAAGTAGGGGAGCGTGTTAATATTGAGTTTGATCCTCACACTCAAACAATTGTTGATACTGTTGAGCGCGTTCTTGCAGCAAAACAGCTTTAG
- a CDS encoding NlpC/P60 family protein yields MTGGDLRRVYFPLIISVLLSACSSGPEPSEQAQVTAPTNQLLSDNPDLFEFYTEWHGTPYRLGGTQKSGIDCSAFVQKAFIEAYQLSLPRTTRQQSTQGVELSWTDAKQGDLVFFKTRRTTYHVGIYLGNKQFMHASTSRGVIISRIDNPYWASKFWQIRRVTM; encoded by the coding sequence ATGACAGGTGGTGATTTGCGTCGAGTATATTTTCCTTTGATAATCAGTGTGCTACTAAGCGCCTGCTCTTCTGGGCCTGAGCCTAGTGAGCAAGCTCAAGTGACAGCACCTACAAATCAGCTATTGTCGGACAACCCCGACTTGTTCGAGTTTTACACAGAGTGGCACGGCACGCCTTATCGCTTAGGCGGGACACAGAAATCTGGAATTGATTGCTCAGCATTTGTACAAAAAGCGTTTATTGAGGCTTATCAGCTCTCGTTACCAAGGACAACGAGGCAGCAATCAACGCAAGGTGTGGAGTTAAGTTGGACGGATGCCAAGCAAGGGGATCTAGTGTTTTTTAAAACAAGACGTACAACTTATCATGTCGGAATTTACTTGGGTAACAAGCAGTTCATGCATGCATCGACGTCTAGAGGTGTGATTATTTCAAGAATCGACAACCCATACTGGGCATCTAAGTTTTGGCAAATAAGAAGAGTTACAATGTAA
- a CDS encoding MATE family efflux transporter, with product MHRYKEEASSLIKLATPVLIASVAQTGMGFVDTVMAGGVSATDMAAVSVASSIWLPSILFGVGLLMALVPVVAQLNGSGRRVKIPFEIQQGVVLALLISVPIIAVLLQTQFILGLMDVEALMAEKTVGYIHAVILAVPAFLLFQTLRSFTDGMSLTKPAMVIGFIGLLLNIPLNWIFVYGKFGAPELGGVGCGVATTIVYWVMFAMLLLYVMTSERLKSINLFGEWHRPQWKAQVRLFKLGFPVAAALFFEVTLFAVVALLVSPLGPIIVAAHQVAINFSSLVFMLPMSIGAAVSIRVGHRLGEENVDGARVASRVGIMVGLALSVLTAILTVLSREWIAELYTSNPEVITLAMHLLVFAAVYQCTDAVQVIAAGALRGYKDMRAIFNRTFIAYWILGLPIGYVLGRTDWIVEPMGAQGFWLGFIIGLSSAAFMLGVRMRWMHRQEPEVQLNFSVQ from the coding sequence GTGCATCGCTATAAAGAAGAAGCATCAAGTCTTATCAAATTGGCGACCCCGGTATTGATCGCATCTGTCGCTCAAACTGGTATGGGGTTTGTTGATACCGTAATGGCTGGCGGCGTTAGCGCCACCGACATGGCTGCGGTTTCTGTCGCTTCAAGTATTTGGCTACCATCCATTTTGTTTGGGGTGGGTTTATTAATGGCATTGGTCCCTGTTGTCGCACAGTTAAATGGCTCTGGTCGTCGAGTGAAAATACCGTTTGAAATTCAGCAAGGCGTCGTTTTGGCATTGCTGATCAGTGTGCCGATAATTGCAGTCCTGCTTCAAACCCAGTTTATTCTCGGGCTGATGGATGTTGAAGCACTGATGGCTGAAAAAACGGTGGGATACATTCATGCCGTTATATTAGCAGTACCCGCTTTTTTACTTTTCCAAACGCTTAGAAGCTTTACGGATGGTATGTCATTGACGAAACCGGCAATGGTTATTGGCTTTATCGGTTTGCTGCTCAACATTCCTCTAAACTGGATTTTCGTGTACGGCAAGTTTGGTGCACCTGAATTAGGCGGTGTTGGCTGTGGTGTAGCAACCACGATTGTTTACTGGGTCATGTTTGCCATGCTATTGCTGTATGTGATGACATCAGAGCGATTGAAAAGCATCAACCTATTTGGAGAATGGCATCGCCCACAATGGAAAGCGCAAGTTCGTCTATTCAAGCTCGGCTTTCCTGTTGCAGCAGCGCTGTTTTTTGAAGTGACATTGTTTGCTGTTGTTGCACTGCTCGTTTCACCACTGGGTCCTATCATTGTGGCAGCGCATCAAGTCGCGATTAACTTCTCCTCGTTGGTATTTATGCTACCAATGAGTATTGGTGCAGCAGTAAGCATTCGTGTCGGCCATCGACTTGGTGAAGAAAACGTAGATGGCGCGCGCGTAGCGTCACGAGTCGGCATTATGGTTGGTCTAGCATTGTCCGTTCTCACAGCGATTTTAACCGTCTTGTCTCGTGAGTGGATCGCCGAGCTTTATACTAGCAACCCAGAGGTAATCACTCTAGCGATGCACCTGCTCGTGTTTGCCGCTGTTTATCAATGTACGGATGCGGTTCAAGTGATCGCAGCTGGTGCATTACGCGGCTATAAAGACATGCGAGCCATCTTCAACCGTACTTTTATTGCTTATTGGATTCTTGGGCTGCCAATTGGTTACGTCCTTGGCCGTACAGACTGGATTGTCGAGCCAATGGGAGCACAAGGCTTCTGGCTTGGTTTTATCATCGGCCTATCTTCTGCGGCCTTTATGTTAGGCGTCAGAATGCGTTGGATGCATCGCCAAGAGCCAGAAGTGCAATTGAACTTTTCAGTTCAATAA
- a CDS encoding DNA ligase has protein sequence MPLKMTLIALAVMAASSQPQADMSLAPPVSLAQSYQDGIDVSEYWYSEKLDGVRAYWTGQHLVTRNGNRIYAPDWFTGPLPDYPLDGELWAGRGNFHLVQQTVLDKTPVESAWRHIDFMIFDMPYSAGDYRKRYYNIKDLVLEVDQPHIKYVEHRAIQNEAHLFTQLDKISISDGEGVMLRKVSSRYQAGRGSDLLKLKRYADDEALVVGYKPGTGRLLGMMGAMLVRLPNGIEFYIGSGFTDEVRRQPPKIGSTITFRYNGFTHTGKPRFARFLRERLKE, from the coding sequence ATGCCATTAAAAATGACATTAATTGCGCTGGCTGTTATGGCAGCGTCTTCACAGCCTCAAGCGGATATGTCTCTCGCACCACCAGTTTCTCTTGCACAAAGCTATCAGGATGGCATTGATGTGTCTGAATATTGGTATAGCGAAAAACTTGATGGTGTTCGCGCTTATTGGACTGGGCAACATCTCGTGACGAGAAATGGTAATCGAATCTACGCCCCAGACTGGTTTACAGGACCTTTGCCTGATTATCCGTTGGACGGTGAACTTTGGGCTGGGAGAGGTAACTTCCATCTTGTTCAGCAAACGGTATTAGATAAAACTCCTGTAGAGTCTGCTTGGCGACACATCGACTTTATGATCTTTGATATGCCATATTCTGCTGGTGATTATCGGAAGCGTTATTACAACATCAAAGACTTAGTGCTTGAAGTCGACCAGCCTCATATCAAATATGTCGAGCACCGAGCGATTCAAAATGAAGCTCATCTGTTTACACAGTTGGATAAAATTTCAATATCCGACGGTGAAGGGGTGATGTTGCGGAAGGTATCAAGCCGCTATCAGGCTGGACGCGGTAGTGATTTGCTTAAACTAAAACGATACGCAGATGATGAAGCGTTAGTTGTGGGTTATAAGCCAGGAACAGGGCGCTTATTAGGTATGATGGGAGCAATGTTAGTTCGCTTACCAAATGGCATTGAGTTTTACATCGGTAGCGGATTTACCGATGAAGTGCGTCGCCAGCCTCCGAAAATTGGTTCAACCATTACATTTAGATATAACGGTTTTACACATACTGGTAAACCACGTTTTGCTCGATTCTTGCGTGAAAGGTTGAAGGAATAG
- a CDS encoding methyl-accepting chemotaxis protein — MAKRKRSRTSLSLIQAVSATFLTIIALVIALSVSSFKGMEQVGEQFEDLSQKALPIAMANAKLTRNVLEMVKLLNHGMQITEPKELPLVKEQIDSLATQSTTLVVKASGVAQQLSEELDTKLARLHNITQSILLKQSSVIQIQMDIDAAVGGFRYGLSSIGPEMNRISSFLSADNPESSDAANRFIASASSMESTFLVMMMHSELNKAEKEYREMRNRIAGIKLAYEDFQSFHPEVSEYASLTAPYEMVKQGFSEKGVLRLILAKLEQGELQRSEFKQASMLADETMRLLDQISQTAGQLIDEKERVVNETIESVSVVLVFAACVISFIILVTWFSLKSWTNRGLRNVLTRLSALTEHDFRDKAEEVGPYELKEVARKLNQVIDSTHDSIQTVTRNCETLYQTAEVSHSAAEQTSDGLATQNEALSSMITTITQLEASIREIAMVTNASSQDSLLATQHTEKGVQVVEQNRERLESLESSLDVNEQSMLELDQRVKQIREMVDMISGIADNTNLLALNAAIEAARAGEQGRGFAVVADEVRKLASDTSQQTTNIREMMSELITAAERSRQAVNDSREEMTHALQSSNEVKSTFSDINLAVKHIQERVEQISVATEEQERATADVSQSITHISDLGERTKLQLESMVESSEQVAEIAGHQQAMLHKYELHQTK, encoded by the coding sequence ATGGCAAAGCGAAAACGCTCACGCACATCACTTTCACTGATTCAGGCTGTCAGTGCAACATTTTTAACTATCATTGCTCTTGTTATAGCCCTTTCTGTCTCAAGTTTCAAAGGAATGGAACAGGTAGGGGAACAATTTGAAGACTTGTCGCAAAAAGCATTACCAATCGCGATGGCAAACGCAAAGTTAACCAGGAATGTATTGGAGATGGTTAAGCTACTCAACCATGGTATGCAGATTACTGAGCCGAAAGAGTTGCCTCTCGTAAAAGAGCAAATCGACTCTCTTGCAACTCAAAGCACAACTTTGGTTGTGAAAGCGTCTGGTGTAGCTCAGCAACTCTCGGAGGAGTTAGACACCAAACTAGCGCGTTTACATAACATCACGCAGTCCATTTTGTTGAAGCAATCTTCGGTGATACAAATTCAAATGGATATTGATGCCGCTGTTGGTGGTTTTCGCTATGGGCTTAGCTCTATCGGCCCGGAAATGAATCGAATCAGTTCGTTCCTTAGTGCTGATAATCCTGAGTCGAGCGATGCCGCTAACCGTTTCATTGCTTCTGCAAGCTCAATGGAAAGTACGTTCTTAGTCATGATGATGCACTCAGAATTAAACAAAGCCGAAAAAGAATACCGAGAAATGCGAAATCGCATAGCAGGTATTAAACTCGCCTATGAAGACTTCCAATCTTTCCATCCTGAAGTAAGTGAATATGCAAGCTTAACCGCACCATATGAGATGGTGAAACAAGGCTTTAGTGAAAAGGGCGTGCTGCGTTTGATCCTCGCCAAACTAGAACAAGGGGAATTGCAACGTTCAGAGTTTAAACAGGCTTCGATGCTTGCGGATGAAACCATGCGGTTACTTGATCAAATCTCCCAAACCGCTGGTCAGTTGATCGATGAAAAGGAGCGGGTGGTCAACGAGACCATTGAATCGGTGAGCGTTGTGCTCGTGTTTGCGGCGTGTGTGATTTCTTTTATTATTCTTGTTACTTGGTTTAGTCTCAAGTCATGGACAAACCGAGGGTTAAGGAATGTACTAACGCGTCTTTCAGCACTTACCGAACATGATTTTCGTGACAAGGCAGAAGAAGTTGGCCCCTATGAGCTGAAAGAAGTAGCACGAAAGTTGAATCAAGTAATCGATTCCACACATGACTCCATTCAAACGGTGACGCGCAATTGTGAAACGCTTTATCAGACGGCAGAAGTAAGTCACAGTGCAGCCGAACAAACAAGTGATGGGTTGGCAACACAAAATGAAGCGTTGTCGAGTATGATCACGACCATAACGCAGCTTGAAGCCTCTATTCGTGAAATAGCAATGGTGACAAATGCATCTTCACAGGACTCGCTCCTTGCAACCCAACACACTGAAAAAGGGGTTCAAGTCGTGGAACAAAACCGCGAACGTTTGGAGTCATTAGAAAGCTCTTTGGATGTAAATGAACAGTCAATGTTAGAGCTAGACCAGCGTGTTAAACAGATTCGTGAAATGGTGGATATGATCAGTGGGATCGCGGACAACACCAACTTACTTGCTCTCAACGCGGCAATAGAGGCTGCCCGTGCTGGTGAGCAAGGGCGTGGATTTGCGGTTGTCGCTGATGAAGTTCGCAAACTTGCAAGTGATACCTCTCAACAAACTACGAACATCCGAGAAATGATGAGCGAGCTTATTACTGCCGCAGAGCGCTCGCGCCAAGCAGTTAATGATTCAAGAGAAGAAATGACCCACGCGCTACAGTCCAGCAATGAAGTGAAATCGACATTCTCTGATATCAACCTCGCGGTTAAGCACATTCAAGAACGTGTTGAGCAAATCTCAGTTGCTACAGAAGAACAAGAACGAGCGACGGCAGATGTATCTCAATCCATCACACATATTTCTGATCTTGGCGAACGCACAAAGCTGCAGCTTGAGTCTATGGTTGAGAGTTCTGAGCAAGTGGCGGAAATTGCTGGGCACCAGCAAGCAATGCTGCACAAGTATGAGCTTCATCAGACCAAGTAA
- a CDS encoding GGDEF domain-containing protein, which translates to MSDITLDIADFHWVTQILDTMDSGLIVLDQEYKVCVWNSFMQSYSGILSQEILGECLFEHFEELPRTWLETKIKAAADLETRSFSSWENRPYLFKFNNFSPVSNSSDFMYQDIVITPLIGLSGEVSHIAIQVNDVSETARNRIHLKETNQHLSEISRKDGLTGLFNRAYWEQSLKDEFAHLKVIDGPCSLVIFDIDHFKKVNDTYGHPTGDEVIRRTSALLRKTARSSDICGRFGGEEFTVLLPHTNQEQACYFAERLRKRIEQEIVKVEDFLINYTISIGVCEYKPYFETHTQWLKSADAALYRAKENGRNQTCLHENG; encoded by the coding sequence ATGTCCGATATCACGCTGGACATAGCAGACTTTCATTGGGTCACACAAATTCTCGATACGATGGATTCAGGGCTTATTGTTTTGGATCAAGAGTATAAAGTGTGTGTGTGGAACAGTTTTATGCAGTCATACAGTGGCATTCTATCACAAGAAATTCTTGGTGAATGTTTATTTGAGCATTTTGAAGAGCTGCCAAGAACTTGGCTAGAAACCAAGATAAAAGCTGCCGCCGATCTGGAAACTCGTTCTTTTTCTAGCTGGGAAAACCGACCGTATCTTTTTAAGTTCAACAATTTTTCTCCGGTTTCAAACAGCAGTGATTTTATGTATCAAGATATCGTGATCACGCCGTTAATTGGGCTCTCAGGAGAGGTCAGCCACATAGCGATTCAAGTCAATGATGTTTCTGAAACTGCGAGAAATCGCATTCATTTGAAAGAAACAAATCAACATTTGTCGGAAATCAGTCGCAAAGATGGTTTAACAGGTTTATTTAATCGCGCTTATTGGGAGCAATCATTGAAAGATGAGTTTGCTCACTTAAAAGTTATCGACGGACCATGCTCATTAGTAATATTCGATATCGACCACTTTAAGAAGGTGAATGATACTTATGGTCACCCGACAGGGGACGAAGTCATTCGTCGAACCTCTGCCTTGTTGAGAAAAACAGCAAGAAGCAGTGACATCTGCGGTCGTTTTGGTGGTGAAGAGTTTACCGTACTACTTCCTCACACAAACCAGGAGCAAGCTTGCTATTTCGCAGAGCGTTTGCGCAAAAGAATTGAGCAAGAGATCGTGAAAGTGGAAGATTTTTTGATTAATTACACGATAAGTATTGGTGTTTGCGAGTATAAGCCTTATTTTGAAACTCACACTCAATGGTTAAAGAGTGCCGATGCTGCGCTGTATCGTGCAAAAGAAAATGGTCGTAACCAAACCTGTTTGCATGAAAATGGCTGA